In Solenopsis invicta isolate M01_SB chromosome 1, UNIL_Sinv_3.0, whole genome shotgun sequence, one genomic interval encodes:
- the LOC105199169 gene encoding peripherin-2: MTENDRSLVCRKRINCTCGWEVKFGYGVAFTLAVFEAKRLLVLALEIFAEWQVIRIAGGFQPVALSLADVTLGLPCALITVRTIRRRKSNFHPKTTEMLKCLFIMIIVCTVMNTTTLALIGYHISVRQETLINIFNASMHLYATTASYKYAIDEIQFVLQCCGHSSYTDWFLFDWQKVDYASREEMAEQDRISDEDYRNLGVPFSCCNLRAVAPCMHLEMTDDKTINVNGCAEVISPILLRIVIVAYIMTITVIVIQMLLAFSIFRMAYRFVPLPASFPRVRCSAAPFSITNTSSRTYVPRLFSFKKYAWHRRPSMHYCPLTTKDTFIKETRKIRPPKARCRYSILNHGNRTCDVAKIKPSVHEEHRISMECLRNKCAR; the protein is encoded by the exons ATGACGGAAAACGATCGCAGTCTGGTCTGCCGCAAAAGGATAAATTGCACCTGTGGATGGGAGGTAAAGTTCGGTTACGGTGTGGCTTTCACTCTGGCCGTCTTCGAGGCGAAGCGTCTCCTCGTGCTCGCCTTGGAGATATTTGCGGAATGGCAGGTGATCCGTATCGCAGGTGGCTTCCAACCGGTTGCCCTTAGTTTGGCGGACGTAACTCTGGGATTGCCGTGTGCCCTTATCACCGTACGTACTATACGCAG GcgcaaatcaaattttcatcCAAAGACTACGGAGATGCTGAAGTGtctttttataatgataattgtGTGTACCGTCATGAATACGACTACATTAGCTTTGATAGGATACCACATCAGTGTAAGACAAGAAACTTTAATCAATATCTTCAACGCTTCCATGCATCTGTACGCCACTACTGCGTCGTATAAATACGCAATCGACGAGATCCAATTCGTGTTACAATGTTGCGGTCACTCCTCTTATACCGATTGGTTTCTCTTCGACTGGCAG AAAGTAGATTACGCGTCTCGAGAGGAAATGGCGGAACAAGATAGAATTTCAGACGAAGACTACAGAAATCTCGGAGTTCCTTTTAGCTGCTGCAATTTGCGCGCTGTGGCACCTTGTATGCACTTAGAAATGACGGATGACAAAACGATAAACGTTAACGGCTGCGCGGAAGTCATCAGTCCTATTCTTCTCAGAATCGTCATAGTCGCTTACATTATGACCATCACTGTGATTGTTATACAAATGCTATTagccttttcaatttttaga ATGGCCTACAGATTTGTTCCCCTGCCAGCGTCCTTTCCGCGGGTAAGATGTTCCGCTGCGCCATTTTCTATTACGAACACATCGTCAAGGACCTACGTGCCACGACTTTTTTCATTCAAGAAGTATGCTTGGCACAGAAGACCGAGCATGCACTATTGTCCGTTAACGACTAAAGACACTTTCATCAAGGAAACCCGGAAAATTAGACCGCCTAAGGCCAGATGCAGATATTCTATTTTGAATCACGGAAATCG TACATGTGATGTGGCTAAGATTAAACCGAGCGTTCACGAAGAGCATAGAATATCCATGGAATGTCTTCGTAATAAATGTGCGCGTTGA
- the LOC105201201 gene encoding proline hydroxylase buaE, with translation MSYCTSAPMVTHTCETLLSKCEIPIIDLEHMGTERCPQKGVVKQVASKLLRALSEKGLALLVNHGIPECKMKAAYRALDAFCELPDETRAKYERVSQDNHGYVKPGTEKFSEEVELRHSFNVTGCGRTLPEDEVQGFRSAVDELSRDFKQLATMLLNALSVGLEQSHDFLLTKHAHILGPGNASTLRLLYYPPLGAPVQGLTRCGAHCDYGTFTLLAQDCEGGLEIQTGERWARVGHLPGAILVNTGELLAHWTNGQLPALRHRVVMPEHCGRGRHSIAFFVHPDDNIPIEPLDTKITVATQETTPCRLQKKKRSVLTAYQHLQRRFRETYAS, from the exons ATGAGTTACTGCACCAGCGCGCCCATGGTCACGCACACTTGCGAGACTCTCCTCAGCAAGTGCGAAATCCCGATCATCGACCTCGAACACATGG GCACGGAGAGATGTCCTCAGAAGGGAGTCGTGAAGCAGGTGGCCTCGAAACTGCTAAGGGCGCTGTCCGAGAAAGGATTGGCCTTGCTCGTCAACCACGGCATTCCAGAGTGCAAG ATGAAGGCAGCTTACAGAGCCCTAGACGCATTTTGCGAGCTACCGGACGAGACGCGAGCAAAATACGAGCGCGTTTCGCAGGATAATCACGGCTACGTTAAACCGGGCACGGAAAA ATTTTCGGAAGAGGTGGAACTTCGCCACTCTTTCAACGTAACCGGATGTGGACGAACCCTGCCGGAAGATGAGGTTCAGGGATTTAGATCAGCGGTCGACGAATTGTCACGCGATTTCAAGCAACTGGCCACGATGCTCCTCAAC GCTCTATCCGTGGGTTTGGAACAGTCCCACGACTTCCTGCTGACCAAGCACGCGCACATACTCGGCCCTGGCAACGCGTCCACCCTGCGTCTCCTCTACTATCCACCACTCGGTGCACCGGTACAAGGACTGACCCGATGCGGCGCCCATTGCGACTATGGCACTTTCACTTTGTTGGCGCAG gATTGTGAAGGTGGTCTTGAAATACAAACTGGAGAAAGATGGGCTAGAGTAGGTCATCTTCCAGGCGCCATATTGGTGAACACTGGCGAGTTATTGGCACATTGGACCAATGGGCAGCTTCCAGCGCTCAGACATCGTGTCGTTATGCCAGAACACTGCGGCCGCGGCCGTCATTCCATCGCCTTCTTTGTGCATCCAGATGACAATATTCCTATCGAGCCGTTAGATACAAAGATCACCGTAGCCACGCAGGAAACAACTCCTTGTCGCCTTCAGAAAAAGAAGCGCAGCGTCCTCACGGCGTATCAGCATCTTCAACGTCGTTTTCGCGAGACTTACGCGTCCTAA